A genomic stretch from Pelotomaculum schinkii includes:
- a CDS encoding DNA cytosine methyltransferase, with the protein MQLPLLQEIVIDQFAGGGGVSEGLENAFGRPVDIAVNHDAAAIAMHRINHPGTKHYQEDVWIVDPYEVCAGHPVALMWLSPSCTHHSIAAAGKPKNEQLRGQAWLSVKWAKAVRPRVQILENVREFQSWGPLMENGQPDPKLKGLTYRTFVSAMQQQGYTIETKILRACDFGAPTSRERFFMVMRCDGRPIVWPKPTHGDPKSKAVKSGRLMPWKTAADCIDWSLPCPSIFERRKPLVEKTLKRIAKGIRRFVIECDDPFIVPDDAAAGNLTDKSDMVVAFLSKYYGEVSPTEARGQRLDEPLHTVSTANRFALVTSHLIKFRGDNYGTATSEPLPTISAGGTHIGEVRALLIKYYGTNVGQNLNEPLHTIPTKHRFGLVLVKGTPYQIVDIGFRMLEPHELYLGQGFPSTYIFSGFEVSGKPITKAEQVAKCGNAVPPQFAEALGRANLPELCTGSDRWAM; encoded by the coding sequence ATGCAGCTACCTTTATTACAGGAAATTGTTATTGATCAGTTTGCTGGCGGTGGTGGTGTTAGCGAGGGGCTTGAAAACGCATTCGGTCGTCCGGTTGATATCGCTGTCAATCACGACGCCGCAGCCATCGCTATGCATCGAATAAATCACCCGGGGACCAAGCATTATCAGGAAGATGTGTGGATCGTTGATCCGTATGAAGTTTGTGCAGGGCACCCTGTCGCCCTAATGTGGCTGAGCCCGTCGTGCACGCATCACAGTATTGCGGCAGCAGGAAAACCAAAAAACGAACAACTGCGCGGGCAAGCATGGTTGTCGGTGAAATGGGCAAAAGCTGTTCGACCGAGGGTACAAATCCTTGAAAATGTTCGTGAATTTCAATCGTGGGGGCCTTTGATGGAAAACGGGCAGCCGGACCCAAAACTTAAAGGTCTGACATATCGCACCTTTGTAAGTGCAATGCAACAGCAAGGGTACACCATAGAAACAAAAATTCTCCGTGCCTGTGATTTTGGAGCTCCTACAAGTCGGGAGCGTTTTTTTATGGTCATGCGTTGTGACGGAAGGCCTATTGTGTGGCCGAAGCCTACCCATGGAGATCCAAAAAGCAAAGCGGTGAAGTCCGGCAGATTGATGCCCTGGAAGACGGCGGCTGATTGCATAGACTGGTCTTTACCATGTCCCTCCATCTTTGAACGCCGAAAACCTTTGGTAGAAAAAACGCTCAAGCGGATAGCCAAAGGAATACGACGCTTCGTGATCGAATGCGATGATCCTTTTATCGTTCCCGACGATGCTGCCGCCGGTAATTTGACAGATAAATCGGATATGGTTGTAGCTTTCTTGTCAAAGTATTACGGCGAAGTTTCGCCAACTGAGGCCCGCGGTCAACGTCTGGATGAGCCCCTGCACACTGTTAGCACGGCAAATAGGTTTGCACTGGTGACAAGTCATCTGATCAAGTTCCGGGGAGACAACTACGGTACGGCTACCAGTGAGCCACTTCCAACGATTTCAGCCGGCGGAACGCACATTGGAGAAGTGCGGGCTTTGTTAATTAAGTATTATGGCACTAATGTTGGCCAGAATTTGAATGAGCCACTACATACTATTCCGACTAAACACCGTTTTGGACTGGTGCTGGTTAAAGGAACGCCTTATCAGATTGTTGACATTGGATTCCGCATGTTAGAACCGCATGAATTGTACTTGGGGCAAGGGTTTCCTTCCACATACATCTTTAGTGGTTTTGAAGTGAGCGGGAAACCGATCACCAAGGCTGAGCAGGTGGCCAAGTGCGGAAATGCGGTGCCGCCTCAGTTTGCCGAGGCGTTAGGTCGGGCTAATTTGCCGGAGCTTTGCACTGGCTCTGACAGGTGGGCTATGTAG
- a CDS encoding DUF4338 domain-containing protein, translated as MLQLADFPRTICGKLLSLADLEIIRRIIDANPSATRAQISRDVCLAWSWRKPDGGLKDMSCRVLLLRLHRCGLITLPEPRTTNGNGQKFSRRTKQGEVKENIAGQLQSLLPLELKRVASKKDSSLWNELIDRYHYLGYTPLPGAQLRYLINSPAGYLCAIGFSAAAWKVGPRDAWIGWSAERRVQNLHLLVGNSRFLILPWVRCQHLASKILSLCAKRLPLDWQEVYGYRPVLMETFVEKDRFAGTCYKAANWIYVGATQGRGKLDRFHKHKVPVKDIYLYPLDKNFRMFLV; from the coding sequence ATGCTGCAACTGGCTGACTTCCCCCGGACTATCTGCGGCAAGCTCCTTAGCCTTGCTGACCTGGAAATAATCCGCCGGATTATTGATGCTAATCCATCCGCCACCCGTGCGCAGATCTCACGGGATGTCTGTCTGGCCTGGTCATGGCGCAAGCCGGACGGAGGTCTCAAAGACATGAGCTGCCGGGTGTTGCTCTTAAGGCTGCACCGCTGCGGTCTGATCACCCTGCCGGAGCCCAGGACAACCAATGGCAACGGGCAGAAATTCTCCCGCCGGACGAAGCAGGGCGAGGTTAAAGAAAACATCGCCGGACAGCTGCAGTCCCTGCTACCCCTGGAACTAAAGCGGGTTGCTTCTAAAAAGGACTCCTCCCTCTGGAACGAGCTTATCGACCGATATCACTACCTTGGCTACACTCCCTTGCCGGGCGCCCAGCTCCGGTATCTGATCAACTCGCCGGCCGGCTATCTATGCGCCATCGGGTTTTCTGCCGCAGCCTGGAAGGTGGGGCCCAGGGACGCCTGGATCGGCTGGAGCGCAGAGCGCCGGGTGCAAAATCTGCATCTTTTGGTCGGTAACTCCCGCTTTCTGATCCTGCCCTGGGTGCGATGCCAACACCTTGCCTCAAAGATCCTGTCTCTCTGTGCTAAAAGGTTGCCTCTGGACTGGCAGGAGGTCTATGGCTACAGGCCGGTGCTCATGGAGACTTTTGTTGAGAAAGATCGTTTTGCCGGTACCTGTTACAAGGCGGCCAACTGGATTTATGTCGGCGCCACCCAGGGCCGGGGTAAACTGGACAGGTTTCATAAACACAAGGTACCGGTAAAGGATATCTATCTCTACCCTCTTGATAAAAACTTTCGCATGTTTCTGGTTTAA
- a CDS encoding carbohydrate-binding protein, translated as MANRSRFGDNEARLKAMHEVDYPGGVVVDPVPITAGEEVTVFYNGLLGKEGQGQVYLHYGFGKHDSWRNVSDMKMEKTGWGWVTSVVMPEHEGRFNLCFKDGADHWDNNSSVDWSFQIHNGSNRY; from the coding sequence TTGGCGAACCGGAGCAGGTTCGGCGACAACGAGGCCAGGCTCAAAGCTATGCATGAAGTCGACTACCCCGGTGGAGTGGTAGTTGACCCCGTGCCGATAACCGCCGGGGAAGAAGTGACCGTTTTTTACAACGGACTGCTCGGCAAAGAAGGACAGGGACAGGTTTATCTGCACTACGGTTTCGGTAAGCACGACAGCTGGCGCAACGTGAGTGATATGAAAATGGAGAAAACCGGCTGGGGCTGGGTTACCAGCGTGGTGATGCCGGAGCATGAGGGGCGCTTTAACCTGTGTTTTAAGGATGGCGCGGACCACTGGGACAATAACAGCAGTGTCGACTGGAGCTTCCAGATTCATAACGGGAGCAACCGCTACTAA
- a CDS encoding tyrosine-type recombinase/integrase, protein MENTSGNILNEFFEEIYSEGAARSTVEAYRKDLTYFFKWYEEVNDQLQDPEQITSIDLREYQNFLQNEKELKPATINRRMAALEKYLKWVKQAGYISRLPNFPKTIREQKVPPKSLGRTEQNRLLREAEKRCNTRDFALLRLLMSCGLRVSEAVAIRLMDLDIGERHGQVIVRGKGNKWREVPIPPDARKALREWLAYRELLPAYTNSPWLFPSRNGEYISARYAEQVVKNLGQFAGLNIHPHILRHTAATNMIRSGADLVTVAQVLGHSNLNTTAIYTKPGNYSVNHVAVAGAINL, encoded by the coding sequence ATGGAAAATACTTCGGGAAATATTCTAAATGAATTTTTTGAGGAGATTTACTCTGAGGGTGCGGCCCGAAGCACGGTAGAAGCGTACCGAAAAGACTTGACATATTTTTTTAAATGGTACGAAGAAGTAAACGATCAGTTACAAGATCCGGAACAGATAACCAGCATCGACCTCCGGGAGTATCAAAATTTCCTACAAAATGAAAAAGAATTAAAACCGGCAACGATAAATCGAAGAATGGCAGCGCTGGAAAAGTATCTTAAGTGGGTGAAACAGGCCGGATATATTTCCCGCCTTCCAAATTTCCCAAAAACGATCAGGGAGCAGAAGGTTCCGCCGAAGTCCCTGGGTCGCACGGAACAGAACCGGTTGTTAAGAGAGGCGGAGAAGCGTTGCAATACCAGGGATTTTGCTCTATTGCGATTATTGATGAGCTGTGGCCTGCGGGTGAGTGAGGCCGTGGCCATTCGACTTATGGATCTGGATATAGGAGAGAGGCACGGTCAGGTAATCGTGAGAGGTAAAGGAAACAAGTGGAGAGAGGTGCCTATACCGCCAGATGCTCGTAAAGCACTGCGTGAGTGGTTGGCATACAGGGAGTTATTACCGGCTTATACTAACTCTCCATGGCTTTTCCCGAGCCGGAATGGTGAATATATATCAGCGCGGTACGCAGAGCAGGTAGTTAAGAACCTGGGGCAATTCGCCGGTCTAAATATTCACCCTCACATCCTTCGTCATACTGCTGCCACAAATATGATTAGAAGCGGTGCAGATTTGGTGACAGTGGCCCAGGTATTGGGACATTCTAACCTCAATACTACAGCCATATATACAAAACCAGGTAACTATTCAGTAAACCACGTAGCAGTAGCAGGAGCTATAAACTTGTGA
- a CDS encoding glycosyltransferase family 4 protein: protein MRVLMLSWEYPPKSVGGLAQHVYDLTGALASNGVEVSLITSGGQGAPFFEDVNGVKVYRVEPYQVSSPDFVTWVAQFNVALLERAMPLLANTEFHIVHAHDWLVAYAARAIKYASRVPLVVTIHATEYGRNNGLHNDTQRHISDIEWWITYEAWKVICCSNFMQDEVRRVFQVPNDKVAIIPNGVDVNSFKGLSRTARRSEYAAPDEKIVFYVGRLVMEKGVQVLLDAAPEILSHHPKTKFVIAGKGPFMDALKRQAAFLGIANRVYFTGYINDEVRNSLYSWADAAVFPSLYEPFGIVALEAMAARTPVVVSDCGGISEIVRHGEDGLKANTGSSHSLARNILALLQQPQLGAMLRERAYNRAINEFNWKTIARQTASVYHEVWEAHCGTPWFDQRQGNFFSRFNRLRAR, encoded by the coding sequence GTGAGGGTTTTAATGTTGTCCTGGGAATACCCGCCTAAAAGCGTCGGTGGTTTGGCCCAGCACGTTTATGACTTGACCGGCGCTCTGGCCTCAAACGGGGTGGAGGTGAGCCTGATTACTTCGGGAGGCCAGGGCGCCCCCTTTTTTGAAGATGTTAACGGGGTCAAGGTTTACCGGGTGGAACCTTACCAGGTGTCTTCGCCGGACTTTGTAACCTGGGTGGCCCAGTTCAACGTTGCCCTGCTGGAGCGGGCCATGCCTCTCCTGGCCAACACCGAATTCCATATCGTGCATGCCCACGACTGGCTGGTGGCTTACGCTGCCAGGGCGATCAAGTACGCCTCCCGGGTGCCGCTGGTGGTTACCATTCACGCCACTGAATACGGCCGCAATAACGGGCTGCACAACGATACGCAAAGACACATCAGTGACATCGAGTGGTGGATTACATATGAGGCCTGGAAGGTCATCTGCTGCAGCAACTTTATGCAAGATGAGGTGCGCCGGGTTTTCCAGGTACCCAATGACAAAGTGGCTATAATTCCCAATGGTGTCGACGTCAATAGCTTCAAGGGCCTCAGCAGGACTGCCCGGCGAAGTGAGTATGCCGCGCCCGATGAAAAAATTGTCTTTTACGTGGGGAGGCTGGTCATGGAAAAAGGGGTCCAGGTCCTCCTGGATGCCGCACCGGAAATTTTGTCCCATCACCCCAAGACCAAGTTTGTGATTGCCGGCAAAGGCCCTTTCATGGATGCTTTAAAGCGCCAGGCGGCCTTCCTGGGTATAGCCAACAGGGTCTATTTCACAGGGTATATCAACGACGAGGTCAGGAACAGTCTGTACAGTTGGGCCGATGCGGCCGTCTTCCCAAGCCTTTATGAACCGTTCGGCATTGTGGCGCTGGAGGCCATGGCCGCCCGCACCCCGGTGGTCGTTTCAGATTGCGGCGGTATCAGTGAGATCGTCAGACACGGTGAGGACGGGCTGAAGGCCAACACCGGCAGCAGTCATTCCCTGGCCCGCAATATACTGGCCCTGCTGCAGCAGCCGCAGCTTGGCGCTATGTTGAGAGAAAGGGCTTACAACAGGGCTATAAATGAATTCAACTGGAAAACTATCGCCCGGCAGACGGCCTCGGTTTACCATGAGGTATGGGAAGCGCACTGCGGAACTCCGTGGTTTGACCAGCGGCAGGGCAATTTTTTCAGCCGCTTCAACCGTCTCCGCGCCAGATAA